The following coding sequences lie in one Enterococcus sp. 9E7_DIV0242 genomic window:
- a CDS encoding CPBP family intramembrane glutamic endopeptidase, with protein sequence MSAKKISISMVLLYLAVYLSPMLVAPFSQDAIITASTITYILGAGLMIFLYFKDKQPTMIEQEGKLSSPVFILLLGVSGILIAIFLQAIIMGIQTAITNTEPSSENTESIISIIVDNKLFILATIIGGPIMEEFVFRRSLTDLFTFEKTGFWPAALLSSALFSIIHFDGNFFVYFFLGLFFAILYKMTGKIWTSIISHCGMNALVVIVQLIVHYGIVEIPK encoded by the coding sequence ATGTCTGCAAAAAAGATAAGCATCTCGATGGTCTTGCTTTATCTAGCCGTATATTTATCGCCTATGCTGGTTGCTCCCTTTTCTCAAGATGCTATCATTACAGCATCTACGATCACATATATTTTAGGCGCAGGGCTAATGATTTTTCTTTACTTTAAAGACAAACAACCTACAATGATTGAACAGGAAGGCAAACTGTCTTCTCCTGTCTTTATTCTGCTACTGGGTGTCAGCGGCATTCTGATTGCGATATTTTTACAAGCAATTATCATGGGTATCCAAACAGCAATCACAAATACAGAACCAAGCTCTGAAAATACTGAAAGTATCATTTCCATTATCGTCGATAATAAGCTGTTTATTCTGGCAACTATCATCGGCGGACCAATCATGGAGGAATTTGTTTTCAGACGGTCTTTGACGGATTTATTTACTTTTGAAAAAACCGGTTTTTGGCCGGCAGCCCTTCTCAGCTCTGCACTCTTTTCAATCATCCACTTTGATGGAAACTTTTTTGTCTACTTTTTCCTTGGATTGTTCTTTGCAATCCTCTACAAAATGACTGGAAAAATCTGGACATCGATCATCAGTCATTGTGGAATGAATGCCTTAGTTGTTATCGTTCAATTGATCGTGCATTATGGTATTGTCGAAATACCGAAATAA
- a CDS encoding redox-sensing transcriptional repressor Rex — MKEQTIPKATARRLPLYYRYLRILYDAGKSKVSSTELSEAVQVDSATIRRDFSYFGELGKRGYGYDVENLMNFFGKTLNDDELTNVALIGVGNLGSALLKYKFHQSNSIRVSCAFDINEDIVGRIVDGVPVYPIEDMLEQIKIQQIEVAILTLPARKAQDVVNQLAEAGIKGILNFTIARLAAPSDVLIQNVDLTNELQTLIYFLHNDDLVVAEEKEQK, encoded by the coding sequence GTGAAAGAACAAACGATACCAAAAGCCACTGCTCGGCGGCTTCCTTTATATTATAGGTATTTACGTATTTTATACGATGCAGGAAAAAGTAAAGTTTCTTCAACAGAGTTGAGTGAAGCAGTTCAAGTAGATAGTGCAACGATCCGTAGGGATTTTTCTTACTTTGGTGAGTTAGGAAAACGTGGCTACGGCTATGATGTTGAGAACTTGATGAACTTTTTCGGAAAAACATTGAATGATGATGAATTGACGAATGTTGCGTTGATTGGTGTTGGTAATCTCGGAAGCGCATTATTGAAGTATAAATTCCATCAAAGCAACAGTATTCGTGTAAGCTGTGCGTTTGATATCAATGAGGATATCGTTGGTAGAATTGTGGACGGCGTGCCCGTTTACCCAATCGAAGACATGCTTGAGCAAATCAAGATTCAACAAATCGAAGTAGCGATTTTGACCTTGCCGGCCAGAAAAGCACAGGATGTGGTGAATCAATTGGCAGAAGCGGGAATCAAAGGGATTTTAAACTTTACGATTGCTCGCCTGGCAGCACCTTCCGATGTATTGATCCAGAATGTGGACCTAACAAACGAATTGCAGACCTTGATTTACTTCTTGCATAATGACGATCTTGTTGTGGCTGAAGAAAAAGAACAGAAATAA